Proteins encoded in a region of the Pseudomonas sp. PDNC002 genome:
- a CDS encoding D-hexose-6-phosphate mutarotase produces MLEHPLQRFFHSMRAKRPFDWVRFQRRDLLLIDHPQCQAVFSRQGAQLLHFQPRGARPLLWCSSQWPSLSTAPIRGGIPVCWPWFGSHPVETDWPQHGWARQREWRMLDAWADDSKVVVSWQLDIEDWHVRLEARLGQDLDIELSSYHEDDSDCLFSFALQPYWRVGSLRRSVVHGMELDGKASGLPNTWAPRGAVKQVLYNTGSLVLEDAGWQRRLRIDKNTSAGSVIWHPGSRAVEQVEPGEAERFLCIGAAGYRAGGLILAQGERMLLNLRAGLV; encoded by the coding sequence ATGCTCGAGCATCCGCTGCAGCGCTTTTTTCATTCCATGCGGGCCAAGCGGCCCTTCGACTGGGTGCGCTTCCAGCGTCGCGACCTGCTGCTCATCGATCACCCGCAATGCCAGGCGGTATTCAGCCGCCAGGGCGCGCAACTGCTGCACTTCCAGCCGCGCGGCGCGCGCCCGCTGTTGTGGTGTTCCAGTCAGTGGCCGAGCCTGAGCACCGCGCCGATTCGTGGCGGTATTCCGGTCTGCTGGCCCTGGTTCGGTAGCCACCCGGTGGAAACCGACTGGCCCCAGCACGGCTGGGCTCGCCAGCGCGAGTGGCGCATGCTCGATGCCTGGGCCGATGACAGCAAGGTGGTGGTCAGTTGGCAGCTGGACATCGAGGACTGGCACGTGCGCCTGGAAGCGCGCCTGGGCCAGGACCTGGACATCGAGCTTTCCAGCTACCACGAGGATGACAGCGACTGCCTCTTCAGCTTCGCCCTGCAGCCTTACTGGCGCGTGGGGTCGCTGCGCCGCTCGGTGGTCCACGGCATGGAGCTGGACGGCAAGGCCAGTGGCCTGCCCAACACCTGGGCGCCCCGTGGCGCGGTCAAGCAGGTGCTCTACAACACCGGTTCCCTGGTGCTGGAAGATGCCGGCTGGCAACGCCGCCTGCGCATCGACAAGAACACCAGTGCCGGCAGCGTCATCTGGCACCCCGGCAGCCGCGCGGTGGAGCAGGTCGAGCCGGGCGAAGCGGAGCGCTTCCTGTGCATCGGCGCCGCCGGTTACCGCGCCGGCGGCCTGATCCTCGCGCAGGGCGAGCGGATGTTGCTGAACCTGCGCGCCGGCTTGGTCTGA
- a CDS encoding carbohydrate porin, protein MHKNNKNRPAARTLGCLLALGCVGNVAHAADAFSSESQWGLGDWGGKRTELLEKGYDFKLDYVGEAASNLGGGYDQHTTARYSDQFALGTHLDLQKILGWNDTEFQLTVTERSGRNLSNDRISDPRAGQFSSVQEVWGRGQTWRLTQMWIKQKYFDGALDVKVGRFGEGEDFNSFPCDFQNLAFCGSQVGNWVGGIWYNWPVSQWAARVKWNFNDEFFAQVGAYNQNPSNLETGNGFKLNGSGTKGTILPVELVWQPKVGAAQLPGEYRLGYYYSTAKADDVYEDVNGNPQPLTGEPFKSHDSKHGWWVVAQQQVTAHNGDASRGLSLFANFTVHDEATNTVDNYQQVGLVYKGLFDARPKDDIGLGLARIHVNDDVQDRQRLTNQVNGIDDYDNPLYQPIQDTEYDAELYYGVHVTNWLTVRPNLQYIRHPGGVDEVNNAVVAGLKIQSSF, encoded by the coding sequence ATGCACAAGAACAACAAGAACCGGCCTGCAGCACGAACCCTGGGCTGCCTGCTCGCTCTGGGATGCGTGGGCAACGTCGCCCATGCCGCGGATGCCTTCTCTTCCGAGTCCCAGTGGGGCCTGGGAGACTGGGGCGGCAAACGCACCGAGCTGCTGGAGAAGGGGTATGACTTCAAGCTCGACTATGTCGGTGAGGCGGCCAGCAACCTGGGCGGCGGCTACGACCAGCACACCACGGCGCGCTACTCCGACCAGTTCGCCCTCGGTACTCATCTGGACCTGCAGAAGATCCTCGGCTGGAACGACACCGAGTTCCAGCTGACCGTTACCGAGCGCAGCGGCCGCAACCTCTCCAACGACCGCATCAGCGACCCGCGCGCCGGACAGTTCAGCTCCGTGCAGGAAGTCTGGGGCCGGGGCCAGACCTGGCGTCTGACCCAGATGTGGATCAAGCAGAAATACTTCGATGGTGCGCTGGACGTGAAGGTCGGCCGCTTCGGCGAGGGCGAGGACTTCAACAGCTTCCCCTGCGACTTCCAGAACCTGGCCTTCTGCGGCTCGCAGGTGGGCAACTGGGTGGGTGGCATCTGGTACAACTGGCCGGTCAGCCAATGGGCCGCGCGGGTGAAGTGGAATTTCAACGACGAATTCTTCGCCCAGGTCGGCGCCTACAACCAGAACCCGTCGAACCTGGAAACCGGCAACGGCTTCAAGCTCAACGGCAGCGGCACCAAGGGCACCATCCTGCCGGTGGAGCTGGTCTGGCAGCCGAAGGTCGGCGCCGCGCAGCTGCCCGGCGAATACCGCTTGGGCTACTACTACAGCACCGCCAAGGCAGACGATGTCTACGAAGACGTCAACGGCAACCCGCAGCCGCTCACCGGCGAGCCGTTCAAATCCCACGACAGCAAGCACGGCTGGTGGGTGGTGGCGCAGCAGCAGGTCACCGCGCACAACGGCGACGCCTCGCGCGGCCTGAGCCTGTTCGCCAACTTCACCGTGCATGACGAGGCGACCAACACCGTCGACAACTACCAGCAGGTGGGGCTGGTCTACAAAGGCCTGTTCGACGCGCGGCCGAAGGACGACATCGGCCTGGGCCTGGCGCGCATTCACGTCAACGACGACGTGCAGGATCGCCAGCGCCTGACCAACCAGGTCAACGGCATCGACGACTACGACAACCCGCTGTACCAGCCGATCCAGGACACCGAGTACGACGCCGAGCTGTACTACGGCGTGCATGTGACCAATTGGCTCACCGTGCGCCCGAACCTGCAGTACATCCGCCATCCGGGCGGGGTGGACGAGGTGAATAACGCCGTGGTGGCCGGCCTGAAGATCCAGTCCAGCTTCTGA
- a CDS encoding ABC transporter ATP-binding protein has protein sequence MSTLELHNLHKSYGSGLADTLKSINLSIASGEFLILVGPSGCGKSTLMNCIAGLENVTGGAILVDGQDISGMSPKDRDIAMVFQSYALYPTMSVRENIAFGLKIRKLPKAEIDAEVARVSKLLQIEHLLERKPSQLSGGQQQRVAMGRALARRPKIYLFDEPLSNLDAKLRVEMRTEIKLMHQRLKTTTVYVTHDQIEAMTLGDKVAVMKDGIVQQFGTPQQIYNDPANLFVASFIGSPPMNFIPLKMQPLGNRLVGVLDSGQDRCELPLQLDVGLAEGRELILGVRPEQLQLATDGVNGPSDLRAEVEVVEPTGPDTLVFVTLNGAKVCCRLAPDQTPQPGSSLQLRFDPSRALLFDAQSGERLRAAPRGDGANKVTPLARQKHS, from the coding sequence ATGTCCACACTCGAACTGCACAACCTGCACAAGTCCTACGGCAGCGGCCTGGCCGACACGCTGAAGTCGATCAACCTGTCGATCGCCTCGGGCGAATTCCTGATCCTGGTCGGCCCCTCCGGCTGCGGCAAATCCACCCTGATGAACTGCATCGCCGGCCTGGAAAATGTCACCGGTGGCGCCATCCTGGTAGACGGCCAGGACATCAGCGGGATGAGCCCGAAGGACCGCGACATCGCCATGGTGTTCCAGTCCTACGCGCTGTACCCGACCATGAGCGTGCGCGAGAACATCGCCTTCGGCCTGAAGATCCGCAAACTGCCCAAGGCCGAGATCGATGCGGAAGTGGCCCGTGTATCGAAGCTGCTGCAGATCGAGCACCTGCTCGAGCGCAAACCCTCGCAGCTCTCCGGCGGCCAGCAGCAGCGCGTGGCCATGGGCCGGGCGCTGGCGCGGCGGCCGAAGATCTACCTGTTCGACGAACCGCTGTCGAACCTCGATGCCAAGCTGCGCGTGGAGATGCGCACCGAAATCAAGCTGATGCACCAGCGCCTGAAGACCACCACGGTGTACGTGACCCACGACCAGATCGAGGCCATGACCCTGGGTGACAAGGTGGCGGTGATGAAGGACGGCATCGTCCAGCAGTTCGGCACGCCGCAGCAGATCTACAACGATCCGGCCAACCTGTTCGTTGCCAGCTTCATCGGTTCGCCGCCGATGAACTTCATCCCGCTCAAGATGCAGCCGCTGGGCAATCGCCTGGTCGGTGTGCTCGACAGCGGCCAGGATCGCTGCGAGCTGCCGCTACAGCTGGATGTCGGTCTCGCCGAAGGCCGCGAGCTGATTCTCGGTGTGCGTCCGGAGCAGCTGCAACTGGCTACCGATGGCGTCAATGGCCCGAGCGATCTGCGTGCCGAGGTGGAGGTCGTCGAACCTACCGGCCCGGACACCCTGGTCTTCGTCACCCTGAATGGCGCCAAGGTCTGCTGCCGTCTCGCACCGGACCAGACACCGCAGCCGGGCTCTTCCCTGCAATTGCGCTTCGATCCCTCCCGCGCGCTGCTGTTCGACGCGCAGAGCGGCGAGCGCCTGCGCGCCGCGCCGCGTGGCGACGGCGCGAACAAGGTGACGCCGTTGGCCCGACAGAAGCATTCCTGA
- a CDS encoding carbohydrate ABC transporter permease translates to MHDSTLKPSFSLSRLAVHATLWGAVALYVIPLLVMLMTSFKTPEDIRNSNLLALPDVFTVIGWVKAWGAVDDYFWNSVKITVPGVLISTFIGAMNGYVLSMWRFRGSQLFFGALLFGCFLPFQVILLPMSFTLGKLGLANTTTGLVMVHCIYGLAFTTLFFRNYFVAIPDALVKAARLDGAGFFTIFLRILMPMSTPIVMVCLIWQFTQIWNDFLFGVVFASGDAQPITVALNNLVNISTGVKEYNVDMAAAMIAALPTLVVYVLAGKYFVRGLTAGAVKG, encoded by the coding sequence ATGCATGACTCGACCCTGAAACCGTCGTTCAGCCTGAGCCGCCTGGCGGTGCACGCGACCCTCTGGGGCGCCGTGGCGCTGTATGTGATCCCGCTGCTGGTGATGCTGATGACCAGCTTCAAAACGCCCGAGGACATCCGCAACAGCAACCTGCTGGCGCTGCCGGACGTGTTCACCGTGATCGGCTGGGTGAAGGCCTGGGGCGCCGTGGACGATTACTTCTGGAATTCGGTGAAGATCACCGTGCCGGGCGTGCTGATCTCTACGTTCATCGGCGCCATGAACGGCTACGTGCTGTCGATGTGGCGCTTCCGTGGCTCGCAGCTGTTCTTCGGCGCGCTGCTGTTCGGCTGCTTCCTGCCGTTCCAGGTGATCCTCCTGCCGATGTCCTTCACCCTCGGCAAGCTCGGCCTGGCCAACACCACCACCGGGCTGGTGATGGTCCACTGCATCTACGGGCTGGCCTTCACCACGTTGTTCTTCCGCAACTACTTCGTGGCGATTCCCGATGCCCTGGTCAAAGCCGCGCGCCTCGACGGCGCCGGGTTCTTCACCATCTTCCTGCGCATCCTGATGCCCATGTCCACGCCCATCGTGATGGTCTGCCTGATCTGGCAGTTCACGCAGATCTGGAACGACTTCCTGTTCGGCGTGGTGTTCGCCAGCGGCGACGCGCAGCCCATCACCGTGGCGCTGAACAACCTGGTGAACATCAGCACCGGGGTCAAGGAATACAACGTCGACATGGCCGCCGCGATGATCGCGGCGCTGCCCACGCTGGTGGTCTACGTACTGGCCGGCAAGTACTTCGTGCGCGGGCTGACTGCCGGCGCGGTCAAAGGTTGA